From Schaalia sp. ZJ405, one genomic window encodes:
- a CDS encoding GIY-YIG nuclease family protein, which produces MRTPARTIQLFLIDGDPKYRIKATLSNWTGLVYLMPRTCLDWTPARADLNQTGVYLLFGTNDETGADQVYVGQARERSNGKGILGRVAEHVGEEKLDYFTHVIAVTTQNDSFGPTEISYLENAFYRMATDAGRYVVTNGNQPSAGKVTEEKEAELNEFIAYAKIVIGSLGYKVFEPLTTSPLSVPSKTNEPGVMTDGWSDDEVLTMRYKNLEAQGSQTTDGFVVHAGSQLDGEIKTSCPKSAIRNREKYADAVNEQMVTTRHLLFSSPSAAAAFVTGASVSGPENWHLGDGRSLREVENQEADQAVRVTEEAAQTTERRSLLGSSDLDL; this is translated from the coding sequence ATGAGAACCCCGGCGCGCACCATCCAACTCTTCTTAATCGATGGTGACCCTAAATATCGAATCAAGGCAACACTGAGTAACTGGACTGGCCTGGTCTACCTCATGCCTCGAACCTGCCTCGATTGGACTCCAGCGCGCGCCGACCTTAACCAAACCGGTGTTTACCTTCTCTTCGGCACAAATGACGAGACCGGAGCTGATCAGGTTTACGTTGGTCAAGCCCGCGAACGCAGTAATGGCAAAGGCATACTGGGACGTGTAGCCGAACATGTGGGCGAAGAGAAACTGGACTACTTCACCCATGTCATCGCCGTAACAACACAGAACGACTCGTTTGGTCCAACTGAAATCAGTTACCTAGAAAACGCCTTCTACCGGATGGCTACCGATGCTGGTCGATACGTAGTAACAAATGGCAATCAGCCCTCTGCCGGGAAAGTAACCGAAGAAAAAGAGGCCGAACTCAATGAGTTCATTGCCTACGCCAAGATTGTGATCGGCTCCCTCGGCTACAAGGTGTTTGAGCCCTTAACTACCTCACCACTGTCTGTCCCCTCAAAGACGAACGAGCCTGGGGTCATGACAGATGGATGGTCTGATGATGAGGTACTGACCATGCGCTATAAGAATCTCGAAGCTCAAGGCAGCCAGACAACTGATGGATTTGTCGTGCATGCGGGAAGTCAGTTGGATGGGGAAATCAAAACTTCCTGCCCCAAGTCCGCGATTCGTAACCGTGAGAAATACGCCGACGCAGTCAATGAACAGATGGTAACGACACGACATTTACTGTTCTCGTCACCTAGCGCGGCGGCGGCCTTCGTCACAGGGGCATCTGTGAGCGGACCGGAGAATTGGCATCTGGGAGATGGACGCAGTTTGCGTGAGGTGGAAAACCAAGAAGCAGACCAAGCTGTACGAGTAACGGAGGAAGCAGCACAGACCACTGAACGTCGAAGCCTCCTGGGATCCTCTGACCTTGACCTTTAA
- the putP gene encoding sodium/proline symporter PutP has translation MSGTTWQIITMIIYFLVMIGIGLWAYRRTSDVDDYMLGGRQLNPAVAALSAGASDMSGWLLMGLPGALYLSGVFEFWIAIGLTVGAWLNWKFVAPRLRSYTEVSNNSITVPSFLDSRLRDSSHTLRIISGFIILFYFTFYVSSGMVAGGTFFEGAFGVNYKVGMLIIAAITVFYTLVGGFLAVSYTDAMQGFLMLLALVMVPVMGIIYVGGFDNMLEGVRSVDPGLLEPLKGATVMGLISAVAWGLGYFGQPHIIVRFMALRNPKESTSARRIGIGWMLLAVFGALLTALVGVAIFKHDKSALASSEQVFIVLGQMLFHPLFAGFMLAAILAAIMSTISSQLLVSSSAFIEDVYMTFTKRKLSAKAGVLLSRISVAGIALLAGGLALNPNDTILGLVAFAWAGFGASFGPTIILALYWRKLTGFGALAGMVMGAVTVAVWGNIAGGMFDLYEIVPGFVVNLVVTVVISKLIYRPNPIVEKEFETALELTKDWSRHVEAVAEVREVTRHNPDGYEPRSATLVAEGDSEGELPAT, from the coding sequence ATGAGCGGTACCACGTGGCAGATCATCACGATGATCATCTACTTCCTCGTCATGATCGGAATCGGGTTGTGGGCATATCGCCGCACCTCCGACGTTGATGACTACATGCTTGGCGGACGCCAGCTCAACCCCGCGGTTGCGGCGCTTTCCGCCGGAGCCTCTGACATGTCCGGATGGCTCCTCATGGGCCTACCCGGTGCCCTCTACCTATCTGGCGTATTCGAGTTCTGGATCGCGATCGGTCTGACGGTTGGTGCATGGCTGAATTGGAAGTTTGTGGCCCCGCGCCTGCGCTCCTACACCGAGGTGTCGAACAATTCGATCACCGTCCCATCCTTCCTGGATTCCCGCCTACGTGATTCTTCACACACTCTGCGTATTATTTCCGGCTTCATCATCCTGTTCTACTTCACCTTCTACGTCTCCTCCGGCATGGTGGCTGGCGGCACCTTCTTCGAGGGCGCATTCGGTGTGAACTACAAGGTCGGAATGCTCATCATCGCTGCAATCACCGTGTTCTACACACTGGTCGGTGGCTTCCTCGCGGTCTCGTATACCGACGCCATGCAGGGGTTCCTCATGTTGCTCGCCCTCGTCATGGTCCCGGTCATGGGAATCATCTACGTCGGCGGCTTCGACAACATGCTTGAGGGTGTGCGCAGCGTGGATCCCGGGCTCCTCGAACCGCTCAAGGGTGCAACGGTCATGGGCCTCATTTCCGCGGTGGCCTGGGGTCTGGGCTATTTTGGCCAGCCTCACATCATCGTGCGTTTCATGGCGCTGCGCAATCCGAAAGAGTCCACCTCGGCCCGCCGTATCGGCATTGGCTGGATGCTGTTGGCCGTCTTCGGTGCGCTCTTAACGGCGCTCGTGGGTGTGGCGATCTTCAAGCATGACAAGTCCGCTCTGGCCAGCTCTGAGCAAGTGTTCATCGTCCTTGGTCAGATGCTCTTCCACCCGCTGTTTGCGGGCTTCATGCTCGCCGCCATCCTCGCGGCCATCATGTCCACGATTTCCTCCCAGCTCCTGGTGAGTTCCTCAGCCTTCATCGAAGATGTCTACATGACGTTCACCAAGCGCAAGCTCTCTGCCAAGGCGGGCGTCTTGCTCTCGCGCATCTCGGTGGCGGGTATCGCCCTCCTCGCCGGAGGTTTGGCACTCAATCCGAATGACACAATCCTGGGCCTAGTTGCTTTCGCATGGGCTGGATTTGGCGCATCTTTCGGTCCGACAATCATCCTTGCTCTTTACTGGCGCAAGCTCACCGGCTTTGGAGCACTCGCTGGTATGGTCATGGGCGCCGTGACCGTCGCCGTGTGGGGCAACATCGCAGGTGGCATGTTCGACCTGTACGAAATTGTGCCCGGCTTCGTCGTCAACTTGGTCGTTACGGTCGTCATCTCGAAGCTGATCTATCGGCCCAACCCGATCGTTGAGAAAGAGTTCGAGACCGCTCTTGAGCTGACGAAGGACTGGAGCCGCCACGTGGAGGCGGTGGCCGAGGTTCGCGAGGTTACCCGTCACAACCCCGACGGCTACGAGCCGCGCTCGGCCACCCTCGTGGCTGAGGGTGACAGCGAGGGCGAACTTCCTGCGACATAA
- a CDS encoding prealbumin-like fold domain-containing protein, translating into MTDKVNSRESITLRFQSGDTLNYQKFTNSGTYTFTNNFAGTDYSYTYDVPFDGNTYYAEDRMNEGYGISPYLPEYDPRSGDYTQLFHLKTLAEPRTGVDLSVRARSLSDSGPAPEVSVYEVPAGYTFPDSFNADISALTNVTGEFTVAERGNGFYTLRSTSTAASEYFVVVRGQQKGVNTSTWEQVSLRASFTGSDVETQANSSVFYRGAEAFGELSDIIPAKYITVTKVDAKNGTGLPGAEFDIRKNGHVVAHLVTDSEGKTTSPLLPLGEYTVVETKAPVGYVRAPSTSDVNLINEGDSLVNRVVKNEAEPAPEPEPTPPPTPEQPVEPKPTPKPTPPSSKTPPPATKAQAKSTLASTGVSSVNGRLAGGAAAGLITGALFLRWAGRRKP; encoded by the coding sequence TTGACAGACAAGGTCAATAGCCGCGAATCGATCACACTTCGCTTCCAATCCGGTGACACCCTCAATTATCAGAAGTTCACCAACAGCGGCACCTACACCTTCACCAATAATTTCGCAGGGACAGATTACAGCTACACCTACGATGTTCCTTTCGATGGGAACACCTACTACGCCGAAGATCGGATGAACGAGGGATACGGAATTTCCCCCTATCTCCCCGAGTACGATCCGCGTTCAGGTGACTACACCCAGCTCTTCCACCTCAAAACTCTCGCTGAGCCGAGGACAGGCGTAGATCTCAGCGTCAGAGCCCGTTCCCTCAGTGACAGCGGTCCTGCACCTGAGGTCTCAGTGTATGAAGTACCTGCCGGCTACACCTTCCCAGACAGTTTCAATGCCGACATCAGTGCACTCACAAACGTGACTGGAGAATTTACAGTTGCCGAACGCGGAAACGGTTTCTACACACTGCGCTCGACGTCAACAGCTGCCAGCGAATACTTCGTGGTGGTGCGAGGCCAGCAGAAGGGAGTCAACACGTCAACGTGGGAGCAGGTATCTCTGCGCGCCTCTTTCACAGGATCCGATGTTGAGACGCAAGCTAACTCCTCGGTGTTCTACAGGGGTGCCGAAGCTTTCGGCGAACTCAGTGACATCATCCCTGCGAAGTACATCACGGTCACCAAAGTGGATGCGAAGAACGGAACAGGACTTCCTGGCGCCGAGTTCGATATCCGCAAGAACGGACACGTTGTCGCTCACCTGGTCACAGATTCAGAGGGAAAGACCACAAGTCCGCTTCTTCCTCTCGGCGAGTACACGGTCGTAGAGACGAAAGCACCTGTCGGATACGTGCGCGCCCCCTCAACCAGTGATGTGAACCTCATTAACGAGGGCGATTCCCTCGTTAATAGGGTTGTGAAAAACGAGGCCGAACCCGCTCCGGAGCCAGAACCGACACCTCCACCGACACCGGAGCAACCGGTGGAGCCGAAGCCCACACCCAAGCCGACTCCTCCCAGCTCGAAAACTCCCCCACCTGCGACTAAGGCTCAGGCAAAATCCACCTTGGCGTCCACAGGTGTCTCGTCCGTCAATGGACGACTGGCGGGTGGAGCAGCTGCTGGCCTGATCACGGGCGCTCTCTTCCTCCGCTGGGCAGGCAGACGCAAACCCTAA
- the ychF gene encoding redox-regulated ATPase YchF, whose translation MSLTIGIAGLPNVGKSTLFNALTRATVLAANYPFATIEPNVGVVPLPDPRLGVLAKMFSSEKVVPATVSFVDIAGIVRGASEGEGLGNQFLANIREADAICQVTRAFADPDVVHVDGKVDPESDIETIKTELILADMQTLDKQIPRLEKEVRAKKTEPIVLETATQALALLEKGELLSGPEGAKLDQDALKSFQLMTTKPFIFVFNMDADGMENEDLQAELRSLVAPAEAIFLDAQFESELVELDEDDAREMLAESGQDESGLDKLARVGFNTLGLQTFFTAGPKESRAWTIHKGDTAPKAAGVIHTDFEKGFIKAEIVSYDTLVELGGMHEARAAGKVRMEGKDYVMADGDICEFRSGLASGGKK comes from the coding sequence GTGTCTTTGACTATTGGAATCGCCGGACTGCCCAACGTCGGTAAGTCGACCCTGTTTAACGCGCTCACTCGCGCGACCGTCCTCGCTGCGAACTATCCTTTCGCGACGATTGAACCGAACGTCGGTGTTGTGCCGCTGCCTGACCCCAGGCTCGGTGTGTTGGCGAAGATGTTCTCTTCGGAGAAGGTTGTCCCCGCCACCGTGTCATTCGTGGATATCGCCGGAATCGTTCGGGGAGCTTCCGAGGGTGAGGGCTTGGGAAATCAGTTCCTTGCCAACATTCGCGAGGCCGATGCGATTTGCCAGGTAACGCGCGCGTTTGCTGACCCCGATGTTGTTCATGTTGACGGCAAAGTTGACCCTGAATCCGACATTGAGACGATTAAAACCGAGCTGATCCTTGCCGACATGCAGACATTGGATAAGCAGATTCCTCGGCTCGAAAAAGAGGTTCGTGCGAAGAAGACCGAACCTATTGTTCTTGAGACAGCAACGCAGGCGCTTGCCCTGTTGGAGAAAGGCGAGTTGCTGTCTGGGCCCGAGGGGGCGAAGCTTGATCAGGATGCGCTGAAGTCCTTCCAGCTGATGACAACGAAGCCATTTATTTTCGTTTTCAATATGGATGCGGATGGAATGGAGAATGAGGACCTCCAGGCGGAGTTACGCTCTCTCGTTGCGCCCGCTGAGGCAATTTTCCTTGACGCGCAGTTTGAGTCCGAACTCGTTGAGCTTGACGAGGACGACGCTCGCGAGATGCTCGCCGAATCCGGTCAGGACGAATCCGGATTGGATAAGCTCGCCCGTGTTGGATTCAATACGCTCGGCTTACAGACTTTCTTCACTGCCGGTCCCAAGGAATCGCGCGCGTGGACTATCCACAAGGGTGATACTGCTCCGAAAGCTGCCGGTGTGATCCACACTGATTTTGAGAAAGGCTTTATTAAAGCTGAAATCGTCTCTTACGACACCCTGGTTGAGTTGGGTGGAATGCACGAGGCGCGCGCGGCCGGCAAGGTCCGCATGGAAGGGAAAGATTACGTCATGGCTGACGGGGACATCTGCGAATTCCGTAGCGGCCTGGCATCCGGTGGGAAGAAGTAA
- a CDS encoding proline dehydrogenase family protein produces MATLKNDVDFSKVANSAITQAKTWARRSASFPEDRAGNLLSQVLKDEGGLDFTVQFVDGVIRPEDPKTRAKNLRKLTTKPARFLPSYLSLPAKVGGVLAPACPSFITDAAFRVFRMLVGNLVLDTTPKKLGPAVKKLRADGSRLNLNLLGEAVLGKKEAAHRLAAVTELLEYDFVDYVSIKVSSVLGVHNPWGYQQAVDQAIEALLPLYRTAKKGNKFVNLDMEEYHDLHLTIDVFTGILNREEFKNLKAGIVLQAYLPDALGAMEEIQDWAAKRVADGGSPVKVRLVKGANLPMEHVDSVMHGWKLAVQPSKAATDANYMRVLEFALRPEHVKNVNLGIAGQNLFTLAFGLNLAKERGISEGFEVEMLKGMATNQAQAIREDVGQILYYVPVVDPSNYDVAISYLVRRLEESAAHENFMSGVFDIATNDAIFARERNRFATGVVAAFPEADLAEKMSPVNEVPQLSFGPNRRQNRLTDEVELMDSFANTADSDPSLPANVEWANTIFAKMGNSQLGVAEADAARVRTVAQMEEIVAEARQAAPGWAATTGAERAKILRRAAQVLGERRAELIEVAASECGKVVGEADIEVSEAIDFANYYADLAEELDEIEGVRFSPAPVTAAIPPWNFPLAIPAGSALAPLATGSVVLFKPAEQARRCGAVVAQALWDAGVPKDALYLVDIHPEEIDEVGKSLVTASDQVILTGSIDTAKLFRSWEPDLKIFAETSGKNAIIVTPQADIDLAAKDVVQSAFGHAGQKCSAASLCILVGAMGKSERFINQVVDAAESLVVDWPTNPSTEMGPIIEPATGKLKRGLTELEPGQTWLLKPRQLDDSGRLWSPGIRDGVRRGQDAHLTEYFGPVLGIMRAETLEEAIALQNEVQFGLTAGLHSLDPEEITRWLAKVKAGNVYVNRGITGAIVRRQPFGGWKRSQVGTGSKAGGPNHLIGLCRVEPAPVGPADDKLTALTFPALAGFDKVADKVPSEHVDAYRSALRSAEKALKEHYLARRDVSALGVEKNVFRYMPTAVTVRLEDPETWWEVAPMVAASLTGKTKIELSVGDDLRDTIAQAFRSAGATVNVESTDQWLANIARRPDVGRKIRYFGPNPHSVAEAVGGSVDVTIYSDPATGNGRVDLRPFFLEQAVAATNHRFGDHTKLLDGVI; encoded by the coding sequence GTGGCAACGTTGAAAAATGACGTCGATTTTTCGAAGGTGGCGAACAGCGCCATCACCCAAGCAAAGACGTGGGCACGCCGCTCCGCGTCTTTCCCAGAAGACCGCGCCGGGAACCTACTGTCTCAAGTCCTCAAAGATGAGGGCGGACTAGACTTCACCGTCCAGTTCGTTGACGGCGTGATCCGACCCGAAGATCCAAAGACCCGCGCAAAGAATCTGCGCAAGCTCACCACGAAGCCAGCACGATTCCTGCCTTCCTACCTCTCGCTGCCGGCGAAGGTCGGCGGAGTCCTTGCCCCGGCTTGCCCTTCGTTCATCACGGACGCCGCCTTTCGTGTCTTCCGTATGCTTGTGGGTAACCTCGTGCTCGATACAACGCCGAAGAAGCTCGGCCCGGCGGTCAAGAAGCTCCGCGCCGACGGCTCACGACTGAACCTCAATCTGCTCGGGGAAGCCGTGCTCGGAAAGAAAGAAGCCGCACACCGCCTCGCGGCCGTCACCGAGCTACTTGAGTACGACTTCGTTGACTACGTGTCGATCAAGGTTTCCTCGGTGCTTGGCGTTCACAATCCTTGGGGGTATCAGCAGGCCGTTGACCAAGCAATCGAGGCGCTCTTGCCGCTGTACCGCACCGCGAAGAAGGGCAATAAGTTCGTCAACCTCGACATGGAGGAATACCACGACCTCCATCTGACCATCGACGTCTTCACCGGGATCCTCAACCGCGAAGAGTTCAAGAACCTCAAAGCCGGCATCGTGCTACAGGCCTACCTGCCCGACGCCCTCGGCGCGATGGAGGAGATCCAGGACTGGGCTGCCAAACGCGTGGCTGACGGCGGTTCACCGGTCAAGGTACGCCTGGTTAAGGGTGCGAACCTGCCGATGGAACACGTCGACTCCGTCATGCACGGCTGGAAACTGGCCGTCCAGCCGTCCAAGGCCGCAACGGACGCCAACTACATGCGTGTTCTTGAGTTCGCGTTGCGCCCCGAGCATGTCAAGAACGTCAATCTCGGCATCGCCGGGCAGAACCTCTTCACTCTCGCTTTCGGCCTGAACCTCGCCAAGGAACGCGGCATCAGCGAAGGCTTCGAGGTGGAGATGCTCAAAGGCATGGCCACCAACCAAGCTCAGGCTATTCGCGAGGACGTCGGCCAGATTCTGTACTACGTGCCCGTGGTTGACCCATCCAACTACGACGTGGCGATCTCTTACCTGGTCCGCCGCCTAGAGGAGTCCGCGGCGCACGAGAACTTCATGTCCGGTGTCTTCGATATCGCCACGAACGATGCCATCTTCGCCCGCGAACGCAACCGCTTCGCCACCGGCGTTGTGGCAGCTTTCCCGGAGGCCGACCTGGCCGAGAAGATGAGCCCGGTCAACGAGGTGCCGCAGTTGAGCTTTGGCCCCAACCGCCGCCAGAACCGTTTGACGGACGAGGTGGAGCTCATGGACAGCTTTGCCAACACGGCCGATTCGGACCCGTCACTGCCGGCAAACGTCGAATGGGCAAACACAATTTTCGCCAAGATGGGCAATTCGCAGCTGGGCGTTGCCGAGGCAGATGCAGCGCGCGTGCGCACCGTTGCTCAGATGGAGGAGATCGTGGCCGAGGCCCGGCAGGCTGCGCCGGGATGGGCGGCCACCACGGGCGCTGAGCGTGCCAAGATTTTGCGCCGCGCAGCCCAGGTGTTAGGTGAGCGCCGCGCCGAGCTCATCGAGGTCGCTGCCTCCGAGTGCGGCAAAGTCGTCGGCGAGGCCGATATCGAGGTCTCCGAAGCGATCGACTTCGCCAACTACTACGCGGACTTGGCCGAGGAATTGGACGAAATCGAGGGTGTGCGCTTCTCCCCCGCCCCGGTCACCGCGGCGATCCCGCCGTGGAACTTCCCGCTCGCAATCCCGGCTGGTTCGGCGCTCGCGCCGCTGGCCACCGGTTCCGTGGTCCTGTTTAAGCCTGCCGAGCAGGCGCGCCGCTGCGGTGCCGTGGTTGCTCAAGCCCTGTGGGATGCGGGTGTGCCCAAGGATGCGTTGTATCTGGTAGATATCCATCCGGAGGAGATTGACGAGGTCGGTAAGTCCCTCGTGACAGCCTCTGATCAGGTGATTCTCACTGGATCAATCGACACAGCCAAGCTGTTCCGCTCCTGGGAGCCGGACCTGAAGATCTTTGCGGAGACCTCGGGGAAGAACGCCATCATCGTTACCCCGCAGGCCGACATCGACCTCGCAGCGAAAGACGTTGTTCAGTCCGCCTTCGGGCACGCCGGCCAGAAGTGTTCGGCCGCATCACTGTGCATCCTCGTGGGTGCGATGGGTAAGTCAGAGCGCTTCATCAACCAGGTGGTTGATGCTGCCGAGTCACTTGTGGTGGATTGGCCAACCAATCCCAGCACCGAAATGGGACCGATCATTGAGCCTGCAACAGGCAAGCTCAAGCGCGGCCTCACTGAGCTTGAGCCGGGTCAGACGTGGTTGCTCAAGCCCCGCCAGCTCGACGATTCAGGACGCCTGTGGTCTCCCGGTATTCGCGACGGCGTACGCCGCGGTCAAGACGCTCACCTGACGGAGTACTTTGGTCCAGTCCTAGGCATCATGCGTGCGGAAACCCTGGAGGAGGCCATCGCCTTGCAAAACGAGGTTCAGTTCGGCCTCACAGCCGGCCTGCATTCTCTTGACCCGGAGGAAATCACCCGGTGGCTGGCAAAGGTTAAGGCAGGAAACGTCTACGTCAACCGCGGGATCACGGGTGCGATCGTGCGTCGCCAGCCCTTCGGTGGATGGAAGCGTTCACAGGTGGGCACCGGCTCAAAGGCAGGAGGCCCGAACCACCTCATCGGCCTGTGCCGCGTTGAACCGGCCCCCGTGGGTCCTGCGGACGACAAGCTCACGGCGCTGACTTTCCCCGCCCTGGCCGGCTTCGACAAGGTCGCCGACAAGGTTCCTTCCGAGCATGTTGATGCCTATCGCAGTGCACTGCGCAGCGCAGAGAAAGCTCTGAAGGAGCACTACCTTGCCAGGCGCGATGTGTCGGCGCTGGGTGTGGAGAAGAATGTCTTCCGCTACATGCCTACTGCTGTCACGGTCCGTCTCGAAGACCCAGAGACATGGTGGGAGGTTGCCCCGATGGTCGCAGCATCCCTTACCGGTAAGACGAAGATCGAGCTCAGCGTAGGAGATGACCTGCGCGACACCATTGCCCAAGCTTTCCGCTCCGCGGGGGCTACGGTCAATGTCGAATCGACCGACCAATGGCTGGCGAACATCGCCCGTCGACCTGATGTGGGCCGCAAGATTCGTTACTTCGGCCCGAATCCGCACTCCGTGGCCGAAGCCGTGGGTGGCTCAGTGGACGTGACGATCTATTCCGATCCGGCCACCGGAAACGGCAGGGTGGACCTGCGTCCGTTCTTCCTTGAGCAAGCGGTTGCGGCCACAAACCACCGCTTCGGAGACCACACCAAGCTCCTTGATGGCGTGATCTAA